A stretch of the Mesorhizobium sp. Pch-S genome encodes the following:
- a CDS encoding copper-binding protein, giving the protein MRKLAAATAILIALVTSAEAAPVDGQVTKIDQAQGKITLKHGPITNLDMDAMTMVFVAADPAALKTVKVGDKVKFEADRVNGRLTVTRIEKAK; this is encoded by the coding sequence ATGCGTAAACTAGCAGCAGCCACAGCGATCTTGATCGCGCTGGTCACGTCCGCCGAGGCAGCACCGGTCGACGGTCAGGTCACCAAGATCGACCAGGCTCAAGGCAAGATCACGCTGAAGCATGGCCCGATCACCAACCTGGATATGGATGCGATGACCATGGTCTTCGTGGCAGCCGATCCGGCAGCTTTGAAAACCGTCAAGGTCGGTGACAAGGTTAAATTCGAGGCCGACCGCGTCAACGGCCGCCTGACGGTAACCAGGATCGAAAAGGCCAAGTAA
- a CDS encoding copper oxidase codes for MTVSRRNFLGATGAMTLLGAGVVSGRTAFASVPEAPTMTEAVTRPPLVPTSGPDYNPVVTLNGWTLPWRMNGEWKEFHLVAEPVVREFSPGMVGHLWGYNGQSPGPTIEAVEGDRVRIFVTNRLPEHTTIHWHGQLLPSGMDGVGGLTQPHIPVGKTFVYEFQLRKSGTFMYHPHADEMVQMAMGMMGFFVVHPKDPAYRRVDRDFVFLMSSYDIEPGAYVPRVAEMTDFNMWTWNSRVFPGIDPLVVARGDKVRVRFGNLTMTNHPIHMHGYDFKVSCTDGGWVPEAAAWPEVTIDCAVGQMRAFDFVADYAGDWAIHCHKSHHTMNAMGHELATFIGADKKEVAKKIKRLVPDYMPMGTAGMADMGEMEMPLPDNTLPMMTGFGPFGPIEMGGMFSVVKVREGLARGDYKDPGWYQHPSGTVAYEWTGQSQKAERREAPAFDKSQTAEVTVVKPGGHPSSKNQHNNH; via the coding sequence ATGACGGTCTCCCGCCGCAACTTCCTCGGCGCGACTGGCGCCATGACGCTGCTCGGCGCCGGTGTGGTGTCGGGTCGTACGGCCTTTGCCTCGGTACCGGAGGCGCCGACGATGACAGAGGCCGTGACGCGGCCGCCGCTCGTGCCCACAAGCGGACCCGACTACAATCCTGTCGTCACGCTGAACGGCTGGACGCTTCCGTGGCGCATGAACGGCGAGTGGAAGGAATTCCATCTCGTCGCCGAGCCTGTGGTGCGCGAATTCTCTCCGGGAATGGTCGGGCACCTGTGGGGCTACAACGGCCAGTCGCCGGGGCCGACCATCGAGGCGGTGGAAGGCGACAGGGTGCGCATCTTCGTCACCAATCGACTGCCAGAACACACGACCATCCACTGGCATGGCCAGCTTTTGCCCAGTGGCATGGACGGTGTCGGCGGGCTCACCCAGCCGCACATCCCCGTCGGCAAGACCTTCGTCTACGAGTTCCAGCTGCGGAAGAGCGGCACCTTCATGTACCACCCGCACGCCGACGAGATGGTGCAGATGGCGATGGGCATGATGGGGTTCTTCGTCGTTCATCCGAAGGATCCCGCCTACCGCCGCGTCGACCGCGACTTCGTCTTCCTGATGTCCTCTTACGACATCGAACCCGGCGCCTATGTGCCGCGGGTGGCGGAGATGACCGACTTCAACATGTGGACCTGGAACAGCCGTGTTTTCCCGGGGATCGACCCGCTGGTGGTGGCCAGGGGCGACAAGGTGCGGGTGCGTTTCGGCAACCTCACCATGACCAACCATCCCATCCATATGCACGGATACGACTTCAAGGTTTCGTGCACGGATGGTGGCTGGGTGCCGGAAGCCGCGGCGTGGCCCGAAGTCACCATCGACTGCGCCGTCGGCCAGATGCGCGCATTCGATTTCGTGGCCGACTACGCCGGCGACTGGGCCATCCACTGCCACAAATCGCACCACACCATGAACGCCATGGGGCACGAACTCGCCACCTTCATCGGCGCTGACAAGAAGGAGGTGGCCAAGAAGATCAAGCGTCTCGTGCCGGACTACATGCCGATGGGCACCGCCGGCATGGCCGACATGGGCGAAATGGAAATGCCGCTGCCCGACAACACCCTGCCGATGATGACGGGCTTCGGTCCGTTCGGGCCGATCGAGATGGGTGGCATGTTCTCGGTGGTCAAGGTCCGCGAGGGCCTGGCTCGCGGGGACTACAAGGATCCCGGCTGGTACCAGCACCCGTCGGGTACGGTCGCTTACGAGTGGACCGGTCAAAGCCAGAAGGCGGAACGCCGTGAGGCTCCCGCCTTCGACAAGTCGCAGACTGCCGAAGTCACCGTGGTGAAACCCGGCGGTCATCCATCGTCCAAGAACCAGCACAACAACCACTGA
- a CDS encoding TolC family protein, protein MMPIVSFASSVLPAVQNGKFVKLGGVSLLALTLAGCATFSKDAGMEPVGAQVSSAIGAQTLKIASKADAKAAASRVKVLLTQPLNADSAVQVALLSNRNLQAEYNALGVSEAAFVEASLPPNPSISLGGTLQQGSLDIERRLVGSLLALLTLPARKAIAEKEFEAARYRAIEATFRQAASARKAYYRAVAARHRVTYLEQARASTDAAADLTRKLGETGAATKLDQARAGAFNAETSSQLAAARLEAGVTREALTRELGLWGADAGYKIPNRLPSLPKKLQTSDQAETEAIRKRVDLIVARLELDALARSLKLDNATRYVSAFQLAGFANFERSKNDHGEVEKDYPKGVTLDLELEIPIFDFGETTRRRNVETYMQAVNRFAAKAIAIRSEARSALLAYRASNDIARQYRASIIPLRKVISEEAQLQYNGMLIDVFELLTTTREGIETNVAAIEAQRDVFVAGVDFQSAIIGGGAGGGDE, encoded by the coding sequence ATGATGCCGATCGTCTCCTTTGCTTCTTCCGTCTTGCCGGCTGTCCAGAACGGCAAGTTCGTCAAACTCGGAGGTGTCAGCCTGCTCGCGCTGACGCTGGCAGGCTGCGCAACCTTCAGCAAGGACGCCGGCATGGAGCCGGTGGGTGCGCAGGTATCGTCCGCAATCGGCGCGCAAACCTTGAAGATCGCCTCGAAGGCCGATGCCAAGGCGGCGGCGTCGCGTGTGAAGGTACTTTTGACCCAGCCATTGAACGCCGACAGTGCCGTCCAGGTGGCATTGCTAAGCAACAGGAACCTTCAGGCCGAATACAATGCGCTCGGCGTTTCCGAAGCAGCCTTCGTGGAAGCCAGCCTGCCGCCCAATCCGAGCATTTCGCTTGGCGGCACCTTGCAGCAAGGATCGCTGGACATCGAACGCCGGCTGGTCGGTTCGCTGCTGGCGCTGCTCACCTTGCCCGCACGCAAGGCGATTGCCGAGAAGGAATTCGAGGCGGCGCGATATCGTGCCATCGAGGCAACGTTTCGTCAGGCGGCCAGTGCACGCAAGGCGTATTATCGAGCCGTAGCCGCCCGGCATCGGGTGACCTATCTCGAGCAGGCGAGAGCCTCGACGGACGCAGCGGCCGACCTCACGCGCAAGCTTGGCGAGACCGGTGCGGCAACCAAACTGGATCAGGCACGCGCGGGTGCCTTCAATGCCGAAACCTCCAGCCAACTCGCCGCCGCCAGGCTTGAAGCAGGCGTTACGCGCGAGGCGCTCACGCGTGAGCTCGGCTTGTGGGGCGCGGATGCCGGCTACAAGATCCCGAACAGGCTGCCGTCCCTGCCAAAGAAACTGCAGACATCGGATCAGGCCGAGACGGAAGCCATTCGCAAACGTGTCGATCTGATCGTGGCACGGCTCGAACTCGACGCTCTGGCCCGTTCGCTCAAGCTCGACAACGCGACCCGGTATGTCTCGGCCTTTCAGCTGGCCGGCTTTGCCAATTTCGAACGCAGCAAGAATGATCACGGCGAGGTCGAGAAGGACTATCCGAAAGGCGTCACGCTTGATCTCGAACTGGAGATCCCGATCTTCGATTTCGGCGAGACGACCAGACGGCGAAATGTCGAGACCTACATGCAGGCCGTCAACCGCTTCGCTGCCAAGGCGATCGCTATCCGCTCCGAGGCTCGCTCGGCTTTGCTTGCCTATCGTGCGTCCAACGATATCGCCCGGCAGTACCGCGCCAGCATCATACCGTTGCGCAAGGTGATCTCCGAGGAAGCGCAGCTTCAATACAACGGCATGCTGATCGACGTGTTCGAGCTTCTGACGACCACGCGCGAAGGCATCGAGACCAATGTCGCGGCGATCGAGGCGCAACGCGACGTCTTCGTCGCCGGTGTCGATTTCCAGAGCGCCATCATTGGTGGTGGCGCGGGAGGTGGCGATGAATAG
- a CDS encoding cupredoxin family protein, with translation MNIRVLVTTLAMLASPAAAFADAGHDGERAYGEPGNPKKPARVVQVVMREADGRMEFLPNRVEIKTGEQVKFMLRNNGELDHELVLGTLAENLKHGEQMAKNPDMEHDDPNAKRLAPKKTGEIVWKFTKAGEFDFSCLIPGHREAGMAGTIVVK, from the coding sequence ATGAATATCCGAGTCCTTGTTACCACCCTGGCCATGTTGGCCTCGCCGGCTGCGGCCTTTGCCGATGCGGGCCACGATGGTGAGCGCGCCTACGGTGAACCGGGCAATCCGAAAAAGCCGGCACGCGTCGTCCAGGTCGTCATGCGTGAGGCCGACGGCCGCATGGAGTTCCTGCCCAACCGTGTCGAGATCAAGACTGGTGAGCAGGTCAAATTCATGCTTCGCAACAACGGCGAGCTCGACCATGAACTGGTGCTCGGCACGCTGGCCGAGAACCTGAAGCACGGCGAGCAGATGGCCAAGAATCCCGACATGGAACACGACGATCCGAACGCCAAGCGTCTGGCTCCAAAGAAAACCGGCGAGATCGTCTGGAAATTCACCAAGGCGGGGGAGTTCGACTTCTCCTGCCTCATCCCCGGGCACCGCGAAGCCGGCATGGCCGGCACCATTGTCGTCAAATAA